A stretch of Alligator mississippiensis isolate rAllMis1 chromosome 14, rAllMis1, whole genome shotgun sequence DNA encodes these proteins:
- the RTN4RL1 gene encoding reticulon-4 receptor-like 1 — MLRNGGFVELLLMLFGLELPFTACCPTDCVCYPAPMTVSCQAHNFVTIPEGIPENSERIFLQNNQITLLLRGHFSPSMVTLWIYSNNITFIDPDTFDGFVHLEELDLGDNRYLRALAAETFQGLAKLHALYLYKCGLSSLPSGIFGGLHNLQYLYLQDNHIEFLQDDIFVDLVNLSHLFLHGNKLWSLHQNTFRGLVNLDRLLIHQNQLQWVHRRAFHDLRRLTTLFLFNNSLSELHGECLAHLAALEFLRLNGNPWSCDCKARSLWEWLRRFRGSSSSVICESPEQMHGKDLKMLKVEDFRNCSGSESLHQIKTHTLSTADRGVPKDHHPHHSSQEKGKERGMEHGLHSSQPAPPPGSRPGYRKPSKNCTSHKSRNRTSKPVSLGPRKSIHEVQDYVPDYQHKFSFGMMPTAPPKRKGKCTRRTPIRPPSGVQQAAGSSRVRASLLLCIMVLVVIIR; from the coding sequence GGGGTTTTGTGGAGCTGCTCCTGATGCTGTTTGGACTGGAGCTTCCCTTCACCGCGTGCTGCCCCACGGACTGCGTCTGCTACCCGGCCCCGATGACCGTCAGCTGCCAGGCCCACAACTTCGTGACGATTCCCGAGGGGATTCCAGAAAACAGCGAGAGGATTTTCCTGCAAAACAACCAGATCACCTTGCTTCTGCGCGGTCACTTCAGCCCTTCCATGGTCACCTTGTGGATCTACTCCAACAACATCACCTTCATCGACCCAGACACCTTCGACGGGTTTGTccacctggaggagctggatTTGGGAGATAACCGCTATTTGAGGGCTTTGGCAGCGGAGACCTTCCAAGGGCTGGCGAAACTCCACGCCTTGTATCTGTACAAATGTGGGCTGAGCTCCTTGCCCAGTGGGATATTTGGTGGCCTCCACAATCTACAGTACCTTTATCTACAAGACAACCACATAGAGTTCCTGCAGGATGACATCTTTGTTGACCTAGTCAACCTCAGCCATCTCTTCCTCCACGGGAACAAGCTCTGGAGCCTGCATCAGAACACGTTCAGGGGGCTAGTAAACCTGGATAGGTTGCTCATCCATCAAAACCAGCTGCAGTGGGTCCACAGACGGGCTTTCCACGACCTCCGAAGACTGACCACGCTTTTCCTGTTCAATAACAGCCTCTCCGAGCTGCACGGGGAATGCCTCGCCCACCTGGCGGCCCTGGAGTTTCTCCGGCTGAACGGCAACCCTTGGAGCTGCGACTGCAAAGCCCGGTCGCTCTGGGAATGGCTGCGCAGGTTCAGAGGATCCAGCTCCAGCGTGATCTGCGAATCTCCTGAGCAGATGCACGGCAAGGACCTGAAGATGCTAAAAGTAGAGGACTTTAGGAACTGTTCTGGGTCTGAGTCCCTCCATCAGATCAAAACACACACGCTGTCCACCGCCGACAGAGGAGTGCCCAAagaccaccacccccaccactcctcccaggagaagggcaaggaGAGAGGGATGGAGCACGGTTTGCACAGCAGCCAGCCTGCACCGCCTCCTGGCTCACGGCCAGGGTACAGAAAGCCCAGCAAGAACTGCACCAGCCACAAAAGCCGCAACCGAACCTCTAAACCGGTGTCCCTGGGGCCACGGAAAAGCATTCACGAGGTTCAGGACTACGTGCCTGACTACCAGCACAAATTCAGCTTTGGCATGATGCCCACAGCACCGCCAAAGCGGAAGGGTAAGTGTACCCGGCGGACACCCATTCGACCCCCCAGCGGagtccagcaggcagctgggagctcgcGGGTCAGGGCCTCCCTTCTGCTTTGTATAATGGTGTTAGTGGTCATAATACGCTGA